Part of the Phormidium yuhuli AB48 genome is shown below.
GAGGAAGACGGCTGGGTAATGTGTTGGAGTGTCCGGTGAAAGCATCTGATATCAGGTCGGGGATTCATGTAAAACAACCTGGTCTAACGTTCAACCCAAAACCTCAAGGAGAAGCTGAATAAATCCTATACCTCTAAACGAACTACTTACGTATTTTCACGCAGAAACCCAGAGGCTAAACCCGATAATAACTGCTGCATAAAGGGCTGAGCGGTTTTATTGCACTTCTGACTGACGCTAACAGAATTATTGTCTGATTAGACTAGGATTTTCCTAGTTTAACCGTAAAATCTCCGTAAATGCAAGCAAATTTTAGAGCTTTATGACAATTTTTCTAAAAATCGTTGTTTTACCTTTGATTTCAGACAAACTCACCTCGACTAAAAATACTCCTCTTATTCTCAATCTCTTAGTCTACAAACCCCTCAAAGCGATCAGATTATGGAGCAATTTTTGAAATGTTTTGATGGATGCGATTACCATCATAATTTGGTATTCAATTTTTAGCACTCGTCTCTAGCCATGAATTAACAGCTAGAGACGGTGAATTCAACTACTAATGAGTTCAGCGGTACTTACGACGTAGCATAAATACACCGAGTGTAGCCAATCCAAGTAAAGACGATGGTTCAGGAGTTGATTCAGTCGGAACCGTTGGTAAGGCGACATTACGGGAGTGAGATGCCGACCCCCACAAAACACCGGCAGAACTGTCCATGCCAGTAATGTTTTTCACAAATGTCCCAGATCCTGTATCGAGGTCAAGTGCAATTTGTTGGCCACTAGTGGTGTATCCAAAGAGAGTATTATCTTGGCCAAACGCAAGACCATAGACAGAGCTATAGCCAATATTTCCAACTTTATTGGCTATACCGTCTTTGGAAATCGTCCATAATGAGTCTCCAGAAGATGTTGCCCAAAAGAGTCCTCGTGTTGCATCATACTCAATATCACCACTACTTGAAAATCCAAGAACTGACGCAATTTGTGATGCTGCACCAGTATTTATATCAATTGAATAAAATCCGTTTCCGCCAGTGCCATAAAGGTTGCCATCACTTGAAAAGCCAAGACCATTCATTCCTCCTACACCAAGACCACCAATTAAATTTGTAGTCTTGCTGGTTAGATCTATCGAATACAAATTCGAAAATGTGATTCCCCATAAGTCTCCAGCCGAATCTAGGGCAATATCTGTAAAACCAATTGAGTTCAAAAGAGGTGTATATGCTCCAGTTGCCTCATCAACACTTCCGACTTCACCATTGGAAGTCGAAACATATAATGGGTTTGCCTTCACTGATATTGCACTCGTTGCAAGTATAGCTACTGTTCCAATGACCGTAGACAAAGTTTTAAGGGTAATAACAAACATGAAAAAATCTCCAAAATTAGTAGGTTTCCAGTAAATTCACAGTTGACTTGAGTAAATACACGTAACCGAAGACTGAATACCCTCGATATGAAGGACTCACTTTTTTTATTCACTCAAATCTCAACACCTAGACATTTTCTATCTTAATCAGAAACTTACAATAAATGCAAGCAAATTCCATATTTTCAAAAAAATCTCTGGATAGTTGAAAATCCCCATTTAAACCTATCGGTTGAAAAATCCTGATTTTACGGGAATCCCTGTAAACTGCAATGATTGTTTACATTTCTGATGTAACTTGTTACAAAACGGCTGATGTATGAAAATCACTAATAGGGAACTGGTCACTATCGACTTTGACATCGACCCCCAGGACAACGCCAAGCTTTTTCGCCAATACGTCATCGGACTTCATGCGTGGTTTCTGGATTGTGTGCGCCAGACTCGACCCGACCTTTCTGCCAAACTGCACGACTCGCCGGAGGATAAAGCCTTCACCATCTCTCCGCTATTGGGCGAGGTTCCTATCATTGGCCGCAAACTCCACATCCAGCGGCATCACTCCTATCATTGGCGGCTGACTTTGTTTTCCCGTCCCCTCGTCGCCTGGGCGCAAACCTGGTTAACCAACCCGCCCACCACTCTGAAGCTGCGCCGTCTCTGGTTTGATTTGCGATCGCCCCGAATTGAGCCTGGCCCGGCCACCTATGCCGAACTGTACGAGTTGCCTATCGAGCGACGCATCGCCCTCAGCTTCGTTTCGCCGACTAGCTTCCGTCACCGGGGCCATCACCTACCGTTGCCCAATCCCGTCAACCTGTTCCACAGTTACCTGAGACGCTGGAATCAGTTTTCCGAGATTCTGGTCGAACCTGACCCTTTCCTGGACTGGATAGACAGCTATGTGAGTTTATCGCGGCATGATATTCAATCCAGCAAAATCGCCGCTGGGAAACGGGGGTCCGTCACCGGCTTCACCGGGTCGATTGAACTGACCCTCTCTGCCACCGGCGCACAACGGCATCCTGACTTTGCCCGACTTTATACTGCCCTCGCTCACTATGCCCCTTATTGCGGGACGGGCCACAAAACCACGTTTGGACTGGGACAAACCCGCCTTGGCTGGCACGAGTCTGGTTCTCTTAGTCCAGAAGTAAGTCTGGGCGATCGCATTGCCGAAATCACCGAGCAATTGCTGAGTCAGCAGAAACGACCGGATAATGACCGCGCCCGTCAGGTTTGCCAAACCCGGGCCACCATCCTGGCCCGACGAGAATTGGGCGAATCATTGATGGCCATTGCAGCAGACCTGGAAATGCCCTACGAAACGGTCAAAACCTACGCAAAATTGGCCCGTCGTAGCCTCAAGAACCTGAAATAAAACATAGCTCCCCGAACGTAATAGGTTCGAGGAGCGTAGGTAAAATGCTTGGGCTTAGAGATAACCCTATTTATTCTGCTTTTGTAAAAAGAAGCAGTGAATTACTACAGGGATGACAACCCTGGTCGTAGCGCCAATGGGGTTTCCATTCATTCCGCTTCTGCAAAGAGAAGCGGCAGGAGCTGCTTTAACGGGATTAAGCAATGCTGTTGACCGTTTCCATTCATTCCGCTTCTGCAAAGAGAAGCGGCCCACCACCACCACCACCACCATCCGGGGGTGGCACTGTTTCCATTCATTCCGCTTCTGCAAAGAGAAGCGGCGGAGGTATCACTCACCCTGAAGTAGAAGTTGATCAAGTTTCCATTCATTCCGCTTCTGCAAAGAGAAGCGGCATCCTAGTGAAAGGTCCTCTTGGTACACCACCAACACGTTTCCATTCATTCCGCTTCTGCAAAGAGAAGCGGCCCACCCCCATTGGAACACGCTCTGGGCGGGATGTCCACGGGGCAAAATCGACGAGGTAGAGATTTGTTAGTACAATGTACACGGGATTCATTATCATAACGGGCTACACCCCTTACAGCGTAAGCAATCGACGGGGTCAACGAGATTCCAGGGGATACAGGAAATTCCTCACCCCGTCGCTGCTGGTCAGTCCTCTTTACCTCGCACAGAAGCCAGTAAAGACTTAGCGAACAGGTCGTTTTGTTCCTCTAACCATCTTACCCGCTCAGCCTCCTTAGCTTTAATTTCCGCACGGTGAGCGAGAATTTCCTTGGTGATTGCCACGATAGCTGAGAGGATAACTCCCGCAAGAGGAACCAACAAGTTACCGTCCCAGATAGCGTCGATGGGTTTCTGAGCTACTGGGGCTTGAATTTCAGTAAGCTCAGTGGTTGATTTTTTCTGGTTCAGGAGTTCATTGTTCATTATCCATCCTCCCGGATTGCCCGTTTGTATTGATAAGGGAGAGTGAAATCTGGGTCAGCCCAGAATCCTACTCCTCTCTCTTTGGCTCGGGCGCAAGTTCCCAGAATCCCCTTAAAGAGGGCCAGGTCTCGTTTTGCCCGAAAATCATATTGCTGATAGGGTAGGCTATTGGCGGCCAGCCCATTCGCACAGAGCGCGATTTGGATATTGTTCGCAAACCCGACCCGATTCCAATACCAATCAGCCAGCCAGCGCCCCCATTGGTCGCGTCCCTTTAATACCACCCTGATATATGGTCGGTTCTCTAACTGCGCTGTGAGCCAGTCAGTGGCCACTTGTCCCCAGTGCCATTGCCGCTGGTAGTCAATCGGCGCATTGTCTAAATCCTGTCCTGGGCGAGGAAGCTCCGGCGTGTCAATCCACCGACACCGCGTCACAAAAACCTCGCTATGATACCTGAGCAGCAACGTATCGCCGTCGAAAACCTGGAGAATCGACGCTTTTAGGCTCTGGTTCTCGTAGAGTACTGACGACATTTTAACTGGAAGAAGATGCGGTTCTTAATGCTACTTTACAATCAATATGATTGCCCACCGTGGTATTACCGATAACCATCAATCTTAAGGTTTTCTTAAGATAAAAAAAGACGACTTCAAAGAGAAGCCGTCTCCCTTATGTCACCTTATGCAAGTTTTTATTGTCCATTGTTAATAAAAAAAAGACAACCCCACAGGGTTGCCTTATTCGTTTCTAGTTGCTGTTAGCTGTTAGTTGCCTTCCGGTAGAGCTTCTTTCATTGGACTCAACCGATTCCGACATTGCTTGTCGTTTTCGACGAGCATCGGGTCGAGACAGAAACTCGTCCCTGCCACCTGTTTTGCGGCTTCGAGCGCAGCCTTCTCCAGTTCAGACTCGGGTTTCTTCTCCGTGATTTCGATGAAGTAGTAAGGACCATAAGACCCCTCAGTCATGGTGAACTGGAAGCGGAAAATGTGGTTGAACTGTGCTTGCTGAATTTTCTCAAAAGCAACCTTATTCGGGTCGCCCTCCATGCCGCTGTTCACCCATTCAGTGAAGGCATTTTGGCTGAAGACTTCCAGTAGCCGTCCCAGGTTGTCCTTGCTGCGCCGGTGCAGCAGGAACGTGCAGACTTGGCTGGCTTGTTCGGGAAATTGAGCCTTCATTTCCCCAGCGGTGGGGATGCCCCAAATTTCAATGAATGGCTCGTTGAGGTAATGCGGTTCAAAGGTTAGCATCCGCTCGTGAACGTCACAAAGTGCCATCTCCACAAACTCCCCTTTGGTCAGCCCAGCTTTCTCTGCTTTAGCCACATTCATTCCCTTGGTGTCACCATGAACAAAACAGCCCCACTCTTTGGAGCAGTTGGCACGATAACGGGCAGGCAATTCAGGAACACGAAAGGCAAATTTGTTGATTTGGATAATGTGCATGGTTCAATTTCTCGTTGTGTTTACAAGGTGGGGAGGTATGACCCTCCCCGGTGACAATTACAGGTAGAATGACAGGTTAGGAACAAACTTGGTTGCCTGGTCTTGTGCCAGTTTCAGCCGTAGTTCCAGTCCTTTCAAATGGGGACTGTGCAAGAGAGCCAGTTTCATTTCCTCCAGAACTTCAACCTGTTCGCGATGAAACTGAATGCGCTTTTCCAGCTCCAGTAATTCCTGTTGGTTTGCCTCAAACAGACGGGTTTTCTCAGTGCTGATATCGCTCATTAGCCGAGAAACCTTGGGAGTTTCAATGACTTGGCGCCGATAGCGCAGAATGATTTTCTGCTTCGGCGTCTCAAAGACCGTCCGTTTGGCGCTGCGATCGCCCCCAGTAAGGTCAATCGCTTCGGCGACAGCATTAGGGATGATTTTTGTTTTCAATTCCTCCTCCCGTTTCTTGATATCAAGACGGTGATTTAGTGCCAGTTCAAGGTAGCTGCCCATAATTAGTCCTCCAGAATGCGGTTGAAAGTAGATTCGTCGTTGGAGAGAAGCACGGAGAATGCCTCTCGCAGACGACAAAATTCATCCAAGGATTGCGGGGTATCGGGTTTGCCCGTTCGCGCCAAAAATGTGTAATAGTCTAGTTCGTCAAATGCTTTGCTAATGCGCTCAAATACACTTATGGTGTCGATTGACATGAGAACCTCCAGTAAGAATCGACACCTAATCCGGTAGGGTTCGGTGGACTCTCCCCCAATAGCTGGAGGAGAGTTTGACTGGTTAGAGCAGGGTCAGCTGAGTGGGGGCGATGTGTTGATGAAGTTGGCCCGTTTCAGGGTTAATCCAGTAGAGTGGCCGTTCTCGTGCGATCGCCCGTTGGATTGTGTAGCGCGTGCCTCCCCCGCGCCGGTGGTCGAAGATTGCAATGCCCATCTCACAGACCTCGACCATGTGCCGGTTGCGATGGTGGTTGCAGCCCATCTCGTACTGCTGGTGCAGCCATAGGATTTCCTCGGCCCCATTCAGCAGTTCCCAAAACACCCGCTGCTGGGACTTTGACCAGCGACTTTCGTATCCGTGGCAGGGGATTAACGCTTTCCAGGGAAGGCCCCGGCGCGTCCATTCCAGCGCGGCGAGTTGGTCGGTTCCCAGTGCCATGCCCGTATAAAAGCGAGTTGCCCCGTGGGCGATCGCAAGGTCTGTCAATTTGGCCAGATACCGGGAAGTGTGACCCAGGTGGACTCGGCGATGTCCGGTCACAAAGCAATTAACCATAGTGTTCTACTGCCTCCTCAATGAATCCATTAACCCCGGCAACGAAGCGCCGTCCCCAGGCTGCATTGCGAGAGTCGCTGATTCGGTAGCGTCGCAGGCTTGCCCGCACTAAAAGCTCTTGAACAAGCTCCTGGTTTTGGATACACCATTGTTGAATCAGTGCCTCCGTCGCCGGTTTGACGAATTGTTCCCGGACTCCACGGCTGCTGTATTCCAGCAGCACAGGTTCGGCAGTCAATTCATCAGTGGAAATGCTCCGGGCAAAGTCCCGCAGAAACTCATGGGTCAGGGTTTGCAGCATTTCACTCATTTCCTCGGTGAAGGGATGCACTGAATCGTCACACCGAGTTAGTTTCATGTGTTCTGGCTGAAAGCGATTGTCCTTGCCAATGTCGTAGCCTTTGCGATGATAGTACAGTTGGATAACTTGGTTGTTCATAGTTTTCTTGGTGTGCTAGTTGGTGTTAGTTGTTAAACTTCTGGCAATACTCAATCAACGCCGCTGCCAATAACGCAGCATGGTCGAGTTCAGAACCAGCAGTGTTTTTGTCCCACAATTGCTTATTGTGAGACCCCGCAAGGATAATTAACTCCTTGGCAAGACGTTCGTTCTGCTCAAGCCAAATAACCAGGAGTTCACGATAAAAAGCTTTACAAATTCCAACCTTGTCAACTTTAAGAGCAATGCTCAGGGTTAGGTCGGTTTTAGCTTTCAGCTTGGAGACCTCCATGAGTGTCCCAATATGGTTCCAGATATTTCCTACAGTTCCGTGAAAGTCAATAGTCATGAAGGTGGAACAAAATCGCTTATCCCCATCTAGGGAAATGTCGTAGCCATTTTCGTCGGCTTGGAAGATATACATAATTCTCCTTGGAAGAATGAAAATCAGAAGCTAATCCGGTAGGGTTTGATGGTAAAAAAGACCCTCCTTTCTGGCAGGAGAGTCTTTTAAGTCAACTGGTTTTCATTTGATTTAACAAGAGACCAAGTTGGGCTGGTGGACTCCACCCATTAAGGGTGACTTGGTTGTAACGGGCATCCACCCAACGAATGTGTAAGCTATACTGCTTGGCATAGTCTAAGGACTCTTTGACCCGTCCTTTGCTCTCCCCATCCCAAATCGCCAAAGCCCCGGCACTGCGCCGAATCATAAATAAGGTCATCAGAGTTTCATCCGATAATGCCTTGTCGCCATGCTCCTCAGCAATAGCAATCTGTTGGTAGGTTGCCTTCTCTAAGATGTCACGGTCATGGCGACTCAACCGCTCTCGATTCTGCAAACTTGCTGCACTCCAGCTTGGAGGATGTACAATACACAATTGCCCATTCCAGGCTTCAGCAAATGCTTTCTCTGGCTCGGTTGATGCCGGGGTAATAACTGAGCTTGCCTGAAGATTATAGGCTTCCTCTTTTAAGACCCGTAGGGCTGACTCTGTGATAGCAGGATTGTAGTTCTCCGCTACAAATAAATACTGCATAGTCTGTAAAAACAATAACTTTTTGCGTCTGTTTAGTCAAAAAAACACGACTTTTTCTCGCGTATGTAATACGACGTATTACAACGGTTATAGACATTATACGGTTTCTTGATAAAAAAAGACCCCCTAAGTCGGGAGTCTTGTAACATTTTTTTACCACTCATCATCAGGGAAGCACTCTAGTTCTTCTTCTGATAACTCGGGTTCAGGAAGGGTAGAAGCTGGGCAAATATAATGCCCCTTCCCGTCCTCTCGGGGATAATAATAAACCTCGTCCCATATATCTTCAGGATGAGGTTCGTAGCGGTCATCAGTCGGGGGTAATGAGTACATAATTTCCTCAGTTAAACATCAAGAATCAATCTGGCAAGGTTTCTTCATCCAACGGTTGATTAGTCCCATGTAGATTGATTTCTCATTGCAATTCATGCGATGGAGTTGAGGGGTTCCCATTTGTCCAAACGAGAAGCGCAGCCGGTCAAGCTGTGCAGCCTTGCGGAATTGATACCGGTGAAGTTCCCGGCGTTGGTCGGGGGTCAGGTGGCG
Proteins encoded:
- a CDS encoding thermonuclease family protein gives rise to the protein MSSVLYENQSLKASILQVFDGDTLLLRYHSEVFVTRCRWIDTPELPRPGQDLDNAPIDYQRQWHWGQVATDWLTAQLENRPYIRVVLKGRDQWGRWLADWYWNRVGFANNIQIALCANGLAANSLPYQQYDFRAKRDLALFKGILGTCARAKERGVGFWADPDFTLPYQYKRAIREDG
- a CDS encoding PEP-CTERM sorting domain-containing protein (PEP-CTERM proteins occur, often in large numbers, in the proteomes of bacteria that also encode an exosortase, a predicted intramembrane cysteine proteinase. The presence of a PEP-CTERM domain at a protein's C-terminus predicts cleavage within the sorting domain, followed by covalent anchoring to some some component of the (usually Gram-negative) cell surface. Many PEP-CTERM proteins exhibit an unusual sequence composition that includes large numbers of potential glycosylation sites. Expression of one such protein has been shown restore the ability of a bacterium to form floc, a type of biofilm.) — encoded protein: MFVITLKTLSTVIGTVAILATSAISVKANPLYVSTSNGEVGSVDEATGAYTPLLNSIGFTDIALDSAGDLWGITFSNLYSIDLTSKTTNLIGGLGVGGMNGLGFSSDGNLYGTGGNGFYSIDINTGAASQIASVLGFSSSGDIEYDATRGLFWATSSGDSLWTISKDGIANKVGNIGYSSVYGLAFGQDNTLFGYTTSGQQIALDLDTGSGTFVKNITGMDSSAGVLWGSASHSRNVALPTVPTESTPEPSSLLGLATLGVFMLRRKYR
- a CDS encoding DUF1273 domain-containing protein; its protein translation is MVNCFVTGHRRVHLGHTSRYLAKLTDLAIAHGATRFYTGMALGTDQLAALEWTRRGLPWKALIPCHGYESRWSKSQQRVFWELLNGAEEILWLHQQYEMGCNHHRNRHMVEVCEMGIAIFDHRRGGGTRYTIQRAIARERPLYWINPETGQLHQHIAPTQLTLL
- the cas6 gene encoding CRISPR-associated endoribonuclease Cas6; the encoded protein is MKITNRELVTIDFDIDPQDNAKLFRQYVIGLHAWFLDCVRQTRPDLSAKLHDSPEDKAFTISPLLGEVPIIGRKLHIQRHHSYHWRLTLFSRPLVAWAQTWLTNPPTTLKLRRLWFDLRSPRIEPGPATYAELYELPIERRIALSFVSPTSFRHRGHHLPLPNPVNLFHSYLRRWNQFSEILVEPDPFLDWIDSYVSLSRHDIQSSKIAAGKRGSVTGFTGSIELTLSATGAQRHPDFARLYTALAHYAPYCGTGHKTTFGLGQTRLGWHESGSLSPEVSLGDRIAEITEQLLSQQKRPDNDRARQVCQTRATILARRELGESLMAIAADLEMPYETVKTYAKLARRSLKNLK